The genomic window acaaaaacaagctgagcatgcggctaaaatagccaaggaggccgcagacgatgaatttcgcatcatgatgatggatctttccaaattggatcatgtacaaaaggagtacttcgaacttcgaaaggctttaatagtaagggacaaaaggagccaattataatcgtcaaaacgggatagttcgaaccttaagtattaagtctaataataagtgataatagttttagtagtttatttacgttttaatatgtattaattttgtcattagtcgtattattatgtaatatttgggatttaattttatcttcatttaatttaatcaactttaacttattttgtaacatcttactttaatttaccaagtgatgggtatatgaaatagagttaatacatttcaataaaattattcgttaaaataaaatcacataattttttcatatgggaaacaacatttaattccaatattttgtcctcgtctccaaccttttaattcccatattctgcccatatatgttcgattaagtcatcgcgcaagcgaatatgcctatctttgctgcgcatatgacgtcggcgttgctcagctctaatttgggaaaactcctcactgttgcctcttaatatattaaccggtgtcgggttgctacgatgatcataaacatgtggccattcaccgggtagacgctcatcctcgactatcatattatgtaagataatacacgttttcatgatataggcaagcacatctggattccacattctagcaggttgtttgatgattccaaactgttgttgaagtacaccaaatccccgctctatgtcttttcttgcaccctcttgcatcgctgaaaatatctcttttttcctaccaagcggatgtttaaacgccataataatagtagcaatttatggatatattccatcacctagataatacggcatgtcataagaatgaccgtttaccacatagttcaccagtggtgcttttcccgtgaccagacttcgaaaaacatatgaacggttcatcacattaatattgttgttagagcctggcataccaaaaaatgcatgccaaaaccatagatcatacgacaccaccgcctccaacacgatactttcgctccctttatacgcggtgtaagcccctgattcggcagatggacatttatcccatttccaatgcatgcaatctaggctacctatcatccctggaaatcctctatctttgttttggttgagcaacaactcaacatcaccagccgtaggttcacgcaaatattctttcccatacacattgacaatcgacttgcagaacctccgagttgcttccaacaccgtggtttcgcctatgcgtaagtactcgtctattgcagtatgagcttaaatatgtaattgtaattgagtttgatACCCACTACGCGCCTCTTGTTCCCTGTGTGATATCCGGAAAAATCTTCTCACGGACATAGTCAAATTGGTATAGGCTCGAATCATACGGAACTACataaccatcaccgatactcagtccagttaacatgacctaatctaatggcgtgaaccccatctcaccaaatggaaaatggaacgtgttggttgtatcccaaaacctctcaacaatataatcaacaacggcatgttgggtagcgctacactctatgttcaacaatttttcccaccccgctttttcaattaaatatttaactctaggacaatgtattgaaataaatttataataatgaattaccgatgccagacatccacgatgtttaaacttaaatgttggtgcgtctgaaaatgtaatgtcttcagtagcgtgcggcttatcatcttccactataggaaacctccctaacccgggaacatcgacctcctcaatttgaccggtagagattaagttgtaatcagcttcggtagatttttgtctcttgttggtcttttggcgaccactaaacctcgatataaacttgttcattctacgcacaaacatgttaaatacaatttcataattaaaagaccaatccacgaaccataatagacataaatttaaccgaacaaaatttcaacatcataaaattccataaacataaatttaaccaaaaaaataattatccaattaactatatttataactatttataattaacaacaaattcaattaaattacgaaactaaattaacaaaaagataaattaaattaaatcacgtaactaaattaacaaaaaataattatccaattaactatatttataactatttataattaacaaaaaaataaattaaattacgaaattaaattaacaaaaaaatatattaaattaaatcacgtaactaaattaacaaaaaataattatccaattattaatatttataactattaaataaaacaaaaaattaaattaaattccgaaacagtaacaaaagtaataacattaacattaacatactattggattaagacgtgattaacccaattttaataagatttgattaacccaatatgaatatccaattagtaataaagtctgattcaattttcaacgtaaaaaccctaaataaattcgaacaaaaaatacaatacatgatattattattacacaaattgaataaagaaagtagaaaatacataccttataatggagtttttagggtttttgtggagtttttagggtttttgtgcggttggtagatgggaatggagaagaagaatatgaactgaagaggggcggtgaagagaagaagaatatgaactgtggaagaatatgaactgagaagaagaaggctcgtgtagaagagatgggttgtggttgggaaGGAGAGGCGGTATTTGTGGAAGGGGCGGTTGCTTAAGAGTACGCCCGATTTCATCAGACGGACAGGAAGAGTACGCCCTAATGAAAACCTAATGGGCGGAAATTTTGGATACGCCCAACTCAGGCGTAAAAATATTTTATGCAtgacaaattcatcacgcggacagcagatgtccgtccgtacaattcatcacgcggacaccagatgttcgcccgtctgatctcacacgtgctgtgtgaccgtgtttaactcgggcggaatttatttttacgtttcttcgagcggtcatttggaatccgtctgatcaacgggcggaatttaagattccgccccatacgaaacgtaatttatatttacgctcgataacagacgtgatttatatttacgcccgtttgaaacgtaatttataattccgcgcagaaatgaaacgtaactaatacttccgcccgtcttcatgcgtaaaattgttttacgcgcgaccaaatttggtcttctccccataacgtcacagtacagattaaactcatatttagtctttttttttggtctttgatctttgagtttagtcgtaccattgcagtcgctctcaGGGAGACCATTGCAATTGAACATGGCTGTGACTGTTGAGAATTGTAATTGAGCGTGTATGCTTCTGCACAAAATTGTAAACCAAGCGAATTCCAGGAAAACCCGAAGAATCCAACTTATAATTTATCAGATTGCCATTGACCTTAATGTATTTGGCCCTCGAAAATATGTCCCAAATCTTGTTTGAATCCCAAATGGAAATCCAAAGCTTCATTAGCATAGCCCTATTAACATCATTTAACTTCTTAATGCCAAGACCACCTTCACGCTTTGAGAGACATAGATCATCATATAGAACCGTAAAATATTTACGTTTCTCAGCATCACcggaccaaagaaaatttctaaTGGCCCTTTCAACTTGCTTAATAACCGTGCATGGCCATTTGTAAAAAGCCATAGAATGAATAACATAGCTAGAAATCACCGACTTAATTAACACAATCCTCACCTGAAATGATAAAAGTTTACCTTTCCATCCAGCCAGCTTGTTCATAATCTTCTCAACAACTTGGCGAACATGAATATGCCAAACAATACCAGGATTCAATTGAATACCTAAGTATTTATCCGGAAACATAGCTCTCTCCATACCCAAATAGTTAGATATAGCAATAGCACGAGAAATTCTATCACCTCCAAAATAAAACTTGCTCTTTGCATAGTTTACGCACTGACCAGACGCATGTTCATACAAAACAAGCATATTCTTCAAATTTTGCAAACTATGTTGATTACCTCTGCAGAATATAAGGATATCATCCGCAAAAAGAAAGTGTGTAGGCGCCACACCTTTTTTACTAACCATAACATTCATATTATGATTTGCAAACAACTTGGAAAGATTGCGacttaaaacatcttcaataagaacaaatatCAAAGGTGAGAGAGGATCACCTTGGCGCAGACCTCTAGTAACACTGAAATAACCTTCATGGCAGCCATTAATCATGACAGAAATCCGAGCTAAACTAAGGATATTAAGAACCCACATGCACCAAGAATCAGAAAatccatattgacgaaaaacttcagCTATAAAATCCCAACTTACtgtatcaaaagcttgagaaatatccagtttgaggccaacattCCCATGCTTCCTTTCCGTATTGATCTCATTGATCAATTCAGACGCCAAAGATATATTCTCATGTATGTTTATacccttcataaacgccactttCTCTTCAGAGATCAGCTTATTTAGCACAGTACCAAGCCTGGTAACCATAATCTTAGTAATGATCTTGAAAAAAAATTACTCAAGCCAATTGGCCTATAATCTTTAATAGCatcagatttgttattttttggaataagaacaataaaactagagttaattcCATTGGGAATTTTACGCATAGACCAAGAGTTTGCAATGTCATTAAAGAGATCtctaaaaataatgtcccaacacTGTCTATAGAAAGAGCCTGTGAAGCCATCTAGGCAAGGCGCAGAATCAGCTCCCAAGCCAAAAACCGCCACTCTAACTTCCTCCAAATATGGAATAGCACCCATATAAGCACTCTCAGCAACTGAAATGCTCTCATGTTCAATATAAAATAAAACTAGATCAATATGAACGTCACCACCATTGAATTTGGCCTGATAATGGttaacaatgaaatactttaTCTCATCCTGCAAAAAAAAGTAGCATCGTTAGAAACCTTAAGCTCTGAGATGGTATTTTGACTTCTCCTCATGCGGATGCTATTATGAAAGAAACGAGTATTTTGgtcaccatcctccaaccaagtTACTCTCGACTTCAACTTAAGCATAATTGCCAACTCCGTTCTCACATCATCAACAACATTTTTGGCATCTGCAACCTTTAGGAATTGAAACTCATCAGCCGGATCATAATCAAGAAGATCATTCTCAGTTTCAAGTTTCAATTCAGCCTGCTTCAAGCGAAATTGCACATCTCCAAAAATagttctattccaaatcttcaacaccTCTTTTAATCTCTTCAGCTTAGAAGTAAAAACAAAAGGGGAAGCACCATTAAGATCCAAATTCCAGTTCTCCTCAACCACCTGCATAAAACCTGGATGGGAAAGCCACATCTTTTGAAATCGAAAAGGAACTCTAGCCGGCCTTGGATTCTCAAAAGCAAACCCAAAAAGGGGGGAATGATCTGAACAAACCCTAGGCAAGGCCTTGCATCTCCAGTTCGCATATTTATAGCACCAATCATCATTAGAAAACGCTCTATCATGTTTAGAGACAATTCTTTGAGCTCCATTTCtacaattagaccaagtatattttTTACCAACATCATCAGCCtcaaccaaaccattgtcagaaATCCATCTACGAaactcattcatataaacctCTTTAATCGGCCTTCCACCCTTCTTTTCCTCCAAGCGTAAAACGTAATTAAAATCTCCCAACACCAACCAAGGAATATATATAAAACCTAAACCCAATTGACGCCAAAGTATCTTTCTTGCCACCGGATTATAAGAAGCATGAACAGCCGTAATGAAATCCCCCGCAAAATTCATAGTAATTGCTTGCTTTGAAGTAGATAAAATATCAGGCCTCAACAGAAtatttctccataaaatccaAATATTACCTTTTTCTCCATCAACCTCATTtgtaataacatcttcacaaaaatcaaccAATTTAAGCGACCTAACAAAACGTGCAGTACAGAAAACATGCGGCTCTGCAATACAAATTACGTCAGGTTTGTGAAAGAAAGAAAGCTAATTCAACTTGGCTCTTGCACCATCCTTAGTCAAGCGTTGAGAGTTCCAATAAAAGACACGCATTATTTAACCACGCTCCTTGAAGGGATTGCCGAACCCTTATCATCATCTTTGCGCGTCTGACTTCTACCTCTTCTAACAACTTGGCCATCATCCTCAATCGGCTTGGCACCaggtttgattttattttttggcACGGTTTTAACAGCGCCCTTCTTAGCCAAATTATCcaacttcttcttctcatctAACTCTCTTTTAAGTTTATCTTCCTCATCTTTAGCGGCACTCCATTCCAATTTTTCATCTTCAGTCTCTACGTTACTAGTACTAGCAAATTGCAAGGAATCTGGCGGCTTTTCCTTAAAAGGCAATGCATCAGCTTCAAtgctttcttcttcatcttcgctATCTTCAATACCAGTTTCAAAAATATTTGAAGTCTAAAGAACTTCGTCAGTTCGAACTGGAGAGGATCTTCTAGCCGTTCTAGTTGGAGAACTAAAATCATCATcaattttttccaaaacaaaATTAGTTTGCAACTCACCTGTTACATTTGTAACTAAGTGTGAATCTGGAACTTGTTGCGTTTGTGAAACATCTTGTTGAGAaacttctttttgttgtttctctaATACAAAATACCATCTTCTTCTTGAGCACGCTTCTCTTCCTCTTGCTGCTTCTTTTCCATAAGCAATTTTCTAGTATTTTGCAATTTATCCAACAGAGCATCTTGTTCTCTTTTAGCAAGATCTGCAGCCTTAGCCATGTCATCAGCTATCTTTTTTTGTTCATCATAAACTTTGTAAAGTTCTTCTTCTTACTTTTCAAGGTCCAAAGAGATTGTAGCAGCATCATCAGCAAGTTCATGCAAAGGCATTGAACCAGCTGTTAGATTAGTGCTAGAAGATTCAGCCAAGGAATGCGGTATGTCTGCAATATTTCCATCTCCAGCAATACTCGAAGATAGACTGGGAATCATAGTACCACGCCCAGTATGTCTAACTCCTCCAATACATAACCTATCATCCTTGGGATCCAATGTTTATTCTCTTCCTCCTCCAGTGTTTGCCGGTGGTGGTGGATGATCCTTTGGcttaaaatatttttccttcttctAATAATCTTTCAGTTCATCCATTTCAGCCTTAAGGGCCACACATTTCAATGAATCCTCCTCAGTATCAAGCAATTTCTCCAAATATTTATACCTAGACGATATGCATTGGGAGAAAGTGTGTCTAACTGATTTACAATGATCACAAAATTCTGGCTTattcaaaaaatcataatcaagacGAAAACCCTCCGgacaatcttcatcatcaatgaCAAGCTCAGGCAAAGGTTTTGAAAAATCTATATCCACAAGTATCGCAGCAAAATAACCATATTCTACTCTTAGGGTTCTCGGATCAACAGCTACAGGCTTGCCAAGGTCACGAGCTATTCGAAATAAGATTTCCTCCTCCCAATATTCAAAGTGAAGATATGGAAAACGCACCCAAACTGTTTCCCTTGAGTTTTTTTCCGATTCAGGGTTAAACATAGGTTTCCATGGCAACATCCTTAATTGTTGTTCCTTAACTTTCTACGGATCTTCATAGCTAAATCTTTTACGATCAACTTCATTGTTAATCTTAATGACAAAATAACCTTTCACCCATGGAATAAACTGGACTTGGCCTGTTAGTTTCCATTGATCGCATAAAATACGCTTAACATCTTCAAACTTAGcacctagggttttaaaatcaaa from Papaver somniferum cultivar HN1 unplaced genomic scaffold, ASM357369v1 unplaced-scaffold_118, whole genome shotgun sequence includes these protein-coding regions:
- the LOC113330706 gene encoding uncharacterized protein LOC113330706 — its product is MAKAADLAKREQDALLDKLQNTRKLLMEKKQQEEEKRAQEEDDSEDEEESIEADALPFKEKPPDSLQFASTSNVETEDEKLEWSAAKDEEDKLKRELDEKKKLDNLAKKGAVKTVPKNKIKPGAKPIEDDGQVVRRGRSQTRKDDDKEPHVFCTARFVRSLKLVDFCEDVITNEVDGEKGNIWILWRNILLRPDILSTSKQAITMNFAGDFITAVHASYNPVARKILWRQLGLGFIYIPWLVLGDFNYVLRLEEKKGGRPIKEVYMNEFRRWISDNGLVEADDVGKKYTWSNCRNGAQRIVSKHDRAFSNDDWCYKYANWRCKALPRVVEENWNLDLNGASPFVFTSKLKRLKEVLKIWNRTIFGDVQFRLKQAELKLETENDLLDYDPADEFQFLKVADAKNVVDDVRTELAIMLKLKSRDEIKYFIVNHYQAKFNGGDVHIDLVLFYIEHESISVAESAYMGAIPYLEEVRVAVFGLGADSAPCLDGFTGSFYRQCWDIIFRDLFNDIANSWLGTVLNKLISEEKVAFMKGINIHENISLASELINEINTERKHGNVGLKLDISQAFDTVSWDFIAEVFRQYGFSDSWCMWVLNILSLARISVMINGCHEGYFSVTRGLRQGDPLSPLIFVLIEDVLSRNLSKLFANHNMNVMVSKKGVAPTHFLFADDILIFCRGNQHSLQNLKNMLVLYEHASGQCVNYAKSKFYFGGDRISRAIAISNYLGMERAMFPDKYLGIQLNPGIVWHIHVRQVVEKIMNKLAGWKGKLLSFQVRIVLIKSVISSYVIHSMAFYKWPCTVIKQVERAIRNFLWSGDAEKRKYFTVLYDDLCLSKREGGLGIKKLNDVNRAMLMKLWISIWDSNKIWDIFSRAKYIKVNGNLINYKLDSSGFPGIRLVYNFVQKHTRSITILNSHSHVQLQWSP